From Microcebus murinus isolate Inina chromosome 13, M.murinus_Inina_mat1.0, whole genome shotgun sequence, the proteins below share one genomic window:
- the COMMD6 gene encoding COMM domain-containing protein 6 isoform X2, protein MAVSSDSCRSLKYPYVAVLLKVADHSGQIKNKSFEMTIPQFQNFYRQFKEIAAIIETV, encoded by the exons ATGGCTGTGAGCTCCGACAGTTGCAGATCTCTTAAGTATCCTTATGTTGCAGTGTTGCTAAAAGTGGCAGATCATTCAGGCCAAATAAAGAACAAGTCCTTTGAAATGACAATTCCGCAGTTTCAG aATTTCTACAGACAATTCAAGGAAATTGCTGCAATTATTGAAACTGTGTGA
- the COMMD6 gene encoding COMM domain-containing protein 6 isoform X1, whose protein sequence is MEGVCEPLLDAKSQVTNQLIDFQWKLGMAVSSDSCRSLKYPYVAVLLKVADHSGQIKNKSFEMTIPQFQNFYRQFKEIAAIIETV, encoded by the exons ATGGAGGGGGTTTGCGAGCCGCTGCTGGATGCTAAATCCCAG GTGACCAACCAG CTTATAGATTTTCAGTGGAAACTGGGAATGGCTGTGAGCTCCGACAGTTGCAGATCTCTTAAGTATCCTTATGTTGCAGTGTTGCTAAAAGTGGCAGATCATTCAGGCCAAATAAAGAACAAGTCCTTTGAAATGACAATTCCGCAGTTTCAG aATTTCTACAGACAATTCAAGGAAATTGCTGCAATTATTGAAACTGTGTGA